AACAAGCTGTAAATCAGGAACAGCATGTTTGATCATGAACAGGACATTTTCTCCCATATTTCCCGGTATGATTTTCGTATCAGCATGATGAGACTGCCAAACTCTGAATATTTCGTCGGCAAAACCCTGACCTATTGTTTTTACACCTGCAAAATCCAATTCAACTGTTTTAAATTTTTCTAAACCCGTCACAATGCGCCTCGCCTGTGACCTTGAGATGTATTCAACTCCTTCTCGAAAAAGTTTCACTTTTACTTCAGTCTTGCTGAACTCAAAGGAATCATCCGTATATTGATTGAAAATATCAGTAATTATCCTCTTGGAATCGAGACCTATTTCGAAAGAAACCTTCGTCCCTCTGACAGGTCTTCCTATGTCTTTTATAAATATATCTGCAACAATATTGTCGAATATCAAGTTTTTTTGAGAACTTTTAATATTGAAATGATCGCCGAGTCTTGAGGTAAAATAAATACCCTCTCCGCTGTGAAATGCAGGGGCTGTTGTCTGCTTTCCCTTCAAGAGATCCTGTATCGCTTCAAGGTGTGTCTTGAGGCCATTTTTCCGCATTATATTATTAAAAATTCCAATCCCTTTATCAGATATATCAAACCAGACACGTTTGCCTGTTCGTTCAATATTAATATCTATAACGTCTGTTTGAGAATGTTCTATGGCATTGTTAAGCATTTCTGTTAAAGCGTATGAAATGATACTTTCAATATTTGATGGAAGCCCGGAGAAGATTTTACTCTCTGATTTGATTTGATCC
This portion of the Pseudomonadota bacterium genome encodes:
- a CDS encoding DUF4325 domain-containing protein, with amino-acid sequence MDIKELIINQLAEEGKIKVSDIVKLTGFSRVYIHRYFRELQNEGKIHLIGKANQTHYLLTETKAAQPVKESLRVHRMLRNKDLAEDVVLDQIKSESKIFSGLPSNIESIISYALTEMLNNAIEHSQTDVIDINIERTGKRVWFDISDKGIGIFNNIMRKNGLKTHLEAIQDLLKGKQTTAPAFHSGEGIYFTSRLGDHFNIKSSQKNLIFDNIVADIFIKDIGRPVRGTKVSFEIGLDSKRIITDIFNQYTDDSFEFSKTEVKVKLFREGVEYISRSQARRIVTGLEKFKTVELDFAGVKTIGQGFADEIFRVWQSHHADTKIIPGNMGENVLFMIKHAVPDLQLVNNFDNKK